Below is a window of Leifsonia sp. NPDC080035 DNA.
CCGAGCCGGTGGCGCTCTGGCACGGCGAGCACGACCTGCAGGGCGTGGACGCGCTGGTGCTGCCGGGCGGCTTCAGCTACGGCGACTACCTGCGCTGCGGCGCCATCGCGAGCCTCTCACCGATCATGACCGAGGTCGTGGATGCGGCGGCCAAGGGGATGCCCGTGCTCGGCATCTGCAACGGCTTCCAGATGCTCGCCGAGGCGCACCTCGTGGCCGGCGGCCTGATCCGCAACGACCACGGCAACTTCATCCGCCGTGACCAGCACCTCGTCGTCGAGAACACGGACACCCCGTGGACGAACGGCTTCGAGCAGGGCCAGGAGATCGTCATCCCCCTGAAGAACGGCGAGGGCGGCTTCATCGCCTCCGCCGAGGAGCTCAAGCGGCTGGAGGGCGAGGGCCTCGTCGCCTTCCGCTACAAGGACGTGAACCCGAACGGCTCGCTGAACGACATCGCCGGCGTGCGCAACGAGCGCGGCAACGTCGTCGGCCTGATGCCGCACCCCGAGCACGCGGTCGAGGCGGGCTTCGGCCCCGACACCGCGGTCGCGATGCGCTCCGGCATCGACGGCCTCACCTTCTTCACCAGCGTCATCAGCTCCACCCTCGTCGCCGCGTAGCGGCGCGGAGCACGTCAACGCCCCCACTCCACGGGAATGGGGGCGTTTTCGCGCCCCGTCACGGCCGGCCGGAGCCGCATACCACCGCTCTGCCGCGTTTGTGCAGTCTTGGCCGCGAGCCGGGAGCTGGCCAGACTCGGAGCATCGAAAGCCGCTACGAGATCCAAAGGGGGATCCATGCGAAAGAGAATCCTGGCCACCGCCATCGCGCTGGCCGCATTCGCCGGGCTGCTCACCGCCGCCCCGGCCGTCGCCAGCACGGGAGGGACCGCCGACGGGAACACCCATCCCGACGTCGGCCTGATCCTGTTCTACGACGCCGACGGACGGTTCCGGTGCTCGGCGACGCTGGTGTCGCCGACGATCGTCGTGACCGCCGCGCACTGCACGTCGGGCACGCTCGGCAAGACGCTCGTCACCTTCGACTCCGTGATCGCCGAACAGCCGCCGACGCCGTTCCCGGTCGCCGCGGATCCGAGCGCGGGATACACCTCCGCCGAGATCACGGCCGCCGGCTACCTCTCGGGGACCGCCCACACGCACCCGGGCTACTCCGACTTCACCGACACAGCGAACTGGAACGACGTCGGGGTCATCGTGCTCGACCATCCCGTCGCGTCGTTCGGATCCGGCTACCCGCAGATCGCGCCGGTCGGCACGCTCGACGGGATCAAGACCAGCAACCTGTCGAAGACGCTGTTCACCGCGGTCGGCTACGGCACCGAAGTCCGCAAGCCGGACTCCGGCCCGCAGAAGCCGCAGCCGATGACGTACCCGCTCCTGCGCCGCTACGTGGAGATGCCCGGGCAGAAGCTGACACCGCAGATCCTGCAGACGAACGGCAACCCGAACGACACGCGAGGGACCGGCGGGACGTGCTTCGGCGACTCGGGCGGACCGGTGTTCCTGGACGGCCGGCTCGTCGCCGTGACGAGCTACGGCCTCACCGCGAACTGCCGGTACATCGGCGGGTATCAGCGCCTCGACATCCCGGTCGTCGATGCGTGGCTGGCGACCTTCGGGGTCTAGACCGGCGAGTGAATAAATGTCGGCCCGCCCGTGTTGTTGAGAATGAGTTTCAATAAGGGAGGTCCGTCATGAAGGTACGCAACTCGGTGAGATCGCTGAAGGCCATGCCCGGCGCTCAGGTGGTCCGCCGGCGCGGCCGCACGTTCGTCATCAACCCGAAGAACCCGCGGATGAAGGCCCGTCAGGGCTGAGCATCGCTCGCAACGGCTCGCTCCTGCATCGAGGGGCGAGCCGTTGCTGCGCCCGGGCACCGCACCGCTCAGGCGAGCGCGGTGTACACCACCACGCGGAGGTCCGGGCGGTCGCTCGGCGTCAGCTGGTGGTGCTCCAGGCGCACGTCGCCGTCCCGGGGATGGTGGAAGCGGCGCTCGCGGGACTCGAAGCCCCCGATGCCGTAGCGATCCCAGGCCGCGCGGAACTCCGGGCTCGCGGCGCGGAGCCGCTCCACGAGTGCCCGCACCGACGCATCCCCGGCCCGCGGCCCGGTCTCCGCGCGGAACTCCGCGAGGAATCGCCCGCTCGTCTCCTCCCAATCCGGGAGCAGTTCGCGCACCGCAGGGTCCGTGTAGACCAGCCAGAGCAGGTTGCGGTCGTCGCGCGGCACGACCGCGACGCGCGGATAAAGGTCCGCGTAGCCGCGGTTCCAGCCGACGATGCCCCAGTCCGGAGCCAGCGCGAACGCCGGGTTCGGGGCGAGGGCGTCGAGGAGGCGCTGCAGGTGCGGCGGCGCATCCTCAACGGCCACGGCGGGGGCGAGGGGCGCCAGCCCGAATCCGGCGAGCGAGAGCAGGTACTCGTGCTCGGGAGGCGAGAGCCGCAGCGTCCTGGCCACCGCGTCCAGCACCGACCGGGACGGGTTGATCGGCCGGCCCTGTTCGAGCCAGGTGTACCAGGTGACGCTCACACCGGAGAGGTACGCGACCTCCTCGCGCCGCAGCCCCGTGTCCCTGGTGCGGCCGACCGGCGGCAGACCGTACTCCGCGCGCGGCGCCTGCTCACGGCGCGCGCGCAGGAACCGGCCGAGCTCGCGGCGGCGGTCGTCGGCATCGGTCACGGCACGATACTAGTGCTCTCAGTACTAGTATCAGCGCCGCCTTCCGCTCCGGCGCGCGCGGCAACAGCATGGGATCATGCCCCCGCTCCGCTCCCGCACTGTCACCCACGGCCGCAACATGGCCGGCGCCCGCGCACTGCTGCGCGCCGCCGGCGTCGCCCGCGAGGACTTCGGCAAGCCGATCGTCGCCGTCGCGAACAGCTTCACCGAGTTCGTTCCCGGCCACACCCACCTGCAGCCGGTCGGCCGCATCGTCTCCGCCGCCGTCAAGGAGGCGGGCGGCATCCCGCGCGAGTTCAACACGATCGCGGTCGATGACGGCATCGCGATGGGACACGGCGGGATGCTCTACTCGCTGCCCTCGCGCGAGCTCATCGCGGACTCGGTCGAGTACATGGTGAACGCGCACTGCGCCGACGTGCTGGTCTGCGTCTCCAACTGCGACAAGATCACGCCGGGGATGCTGCTCGCCGCTCTCCGCCTGAACATCCCGACCGTCTTCGTCTCCGGCGGTCCGATGGAGGGCGGCCGCACGACCCTCGTCGACGGCACCGTTCGCAAGCTCGACCTCATCTCCGCCATCGCCGACTCCGCGAACGACAGTGTCTCCGACACCGACCTGCTGCGCATCGAGGAGAACGCCTGCCCGACCTGCGGCTCGTGCTCGGGGATGTTCACCGCCAACTCGATGAACTTCCTGGTCGAGGCGCTCGGGCTCGGGCTCCCCGGCAACGGGTCCACGCTGGCCACCCACACGGCCCGCAAGGCGCTGTACGAGAAGGCGGGGGCGACCGCCGTCGAGCTCGCGCACCGCTACTACGACCAGGACGACGCGTCCGTGCTGCCGCGCTCCATCGCCACCAGCGCCGCGTTCGGCAACGCGATGGCGCTCGACATCGCGATGGGCGGTTCGACGAACACGATCCTGCACCTGCTCGCCGCGGCGCGCGAGGGCGGCATCGACTACGACCTGACCGACATCGACGCGCTCTCCCGCCGCGTCCCGTGCCTGTCGAAGGTGGCCCCGAACGGGGCCGCACTGGTCGAGGACGTCCACCGCGCCGGCGGCGTCCCCGCGCTGCTCGGCGAGCTGGACCGCGCCGGCCTGCTCGACCGCGGCGTCCACAGCGTCCACGCGCCCGACCTCGCCTCCTGGCTCGCCGACTGGGACATCCGCGGCGGCTCGGCGACGCCGGAGGCGATCGAGCTGTTCCACGCGGCGCCCGGAGGCGTGCGCTCCTCCTCGGCGTTCTCGCAGTCCGAGCGCTGGCACGAGCTCGACCGGGATGCGGAGACCGGTGTCATCCGGGACGTCGCCCACGCGTACTCCAAGGACGGCGGCCTCGCCATCCTGCGCGGCAACCTCGCCCCCGACGGCGCGGTCGTGAAGACGGCGGGCGTGGACGAGAGCATCCTCACGTTCTCCGGGCCCGCGGTGGTCGTCGAATCGCAGGAGGCGGCGGTCGAGGCGATCCTCGGCAAGCGGGTGAAAGAGGGCGACGTCGTCGTGATCCGCTACGAGGGACCGCGCGGCGGCCCCGGCATGCAGGAGATGCTGTACCCGACTTCGTTCCTGAAGGGCCGCGGCCTCGGAGCCAAGTGCGCCCTGATCACCGACGGCCGGTTCTCCGGAGGCACCTCCGGCCTCTCGATCGGGCACGTCTCCCCGGAGGCGGCGGCCGGTGGCCTGATCGCCCTCGTGGAGGACGGCGACACGATCAGCATCGACGTGCACACCCGCGCGCTCCGGCTGGACGTGCCGGATGCGGTCCTCGACGCCCGCCGCGAGGCCTTGGAGTCGGGCCGCGGCTACCGCCCGGCGGACCGCGACCGCCCGGTCTCTGCGGCGCTCCGCGCCTACGCCGCTCTCGCCCTCTCCGCCGACAAGGGCGCCGCCCGCGACGTCGACCAGCTCGACCGCGTCCCCGCCCGCGCCTAGCGCCCGCCGCCGGGGTTCCAACTTTCGGGTGATGTGAGCGGGGCGAGGGGGCGCGAGGCTGGAGAGCATGTCACCGCGCCTGCTCTACCGCATCCTCGCCGTCGCCGAGGCGATCACCTGGACTCTGCTGATCGGCGGGATGCTGCTGAAGTACGCCGCCGGCGTCGGCGACTGGCCCGTGCTGGTCGCCGGGTCGGTGCACGGCTTCGTCTTCATCGGCTACGCGATCACCGCGGCGCTCGTCGGCGTGAACCAGCGCTGGCGGCTGCCGGTGGTCGTCCTGGCCGTCGCGACCGCGATCGTCCCGTACGCGACCATCCCGTTCGATGTCTGGGCCGACCGCAGCGGCCGCCTCGACGGGCCGTGGCGCACCACCGCCACCGACGACCCGCGCGACCACACGCCGTTCGGCCGCCTGTTCCGCTGGATGCTCCGCCACGTGCCCGTGCTCGTCGGCTCGCTTGCCGTGCTCGCCGTCGTCATCATGGCCGGCCTGCTGCTGATCGGCCCGCCCCGGCTGTCCTGAGCGCCGACCGGCGGAGAAGAGCCGGGAGGAACCGCGACGAATGCACGGAGGGCCGCCCCCGCCGGGGACGGCCCTTCGTCGTTCGCTGTCGGAACGCTACGCGTCCTCGCCCGTCGTCGCGGTCTCGCGGCGGCGGCGCAGCTGGAGCGTCAGACCGGCGGCCAGCAGCCCGGCCGCGAGCAGTGCGCCCGCGCCGATCGCGACGCTGGACCCGGTGGACGCGAGC
It encodes the following:
- a CDS encoding DUF3817 domain-containing protein produces the protein MSPRLLYRILAVAEAITWTLLIGGMLLKYAAGVGDWPVLVAGSVHGFVFIGYAITAALVGVNQRWRLPVVVLAVATAIVPYATIPFDVWADRSGRLDGPWRTTATDDPRDHTPFGRLFRWMLRHVPVLVGSLAVLAVVIMAGLLLIGPPRLS
- a CDS encoding helix-turn-helix transcriptional regulator — its product is MTDADDRRRELGRFLRARREQAPRAEYGLPPVGRTRDTGLRREEVAYLSGVSVTWYTWLEQGRPINPSRSVLDAVARTLRLSPPEHEYLLSLAGFGLAPLAPAVAVEDAPPHLQRLLDALAPNPAFALAPDWGIVGWNRGYADLYPRVAVVPRDDRNLLWLVYTDPAVRELLPDWEETSGRFLAEFRAETGPRAGDASVRALVERLRAASPEFRAAWDRYGIGGFESRERRFHHPRDGDVRLEHHQLTPSDRPDLRVVVYTALA
- a CDS encoding trypsin-like serine protease, which codes for MRKRILATAIALAAFAGLLTAAPAVASTGGTADGNTHPDVGLILFYDADGRFRCSATLVSPTIVVTAAHCTSGTLGKTLVTFDSVIAEQPPTPFPVAADPSAGYTSAEITAAGYLSGTAHTHPGYSDFTDTANWNDVGVIVLDHPVASFGSGYPQIAPVGTLDGIKTSNLSKTLFTAVGYGTEVRKPDSGPQKPQPMTYPLLRRYVEMPGQKLTPQILQTNGNPNDTRGTGGTCFGDSGGPVFLDGRLVAVTSYGLTANCRYIGGYQRLDIPVVDAWLATFGV
- the ilvD gene encoding dihydroxy-acid dehydratase, coding for MPPLRSRTVTHGRNMAGARALLRAAGVAREDFGKPIVAVANSFTEFVPGHTHLQPVGRIVSAAVKEAGGIPREFNTIAVDDGIAMGHGGMLYSLPSRELIADSVEYMVNAHCADVLVCVSNCDKITPGMLLAALRLNIPTVFVSGGPMEGGRTTLVDGTVRKLDLISAIADSANDSVSDTDLLRIEENACPTCGSCSGMFTANSMNFLVEALGLGLPGNGSTLATHTARKALYEKAGATAVELAHRYYDQDDASVLPRSIATSAAFGNAMALDIAMGGSTNTILHLLAAAREGGIDYDLTDIDALSRRVPCLSKVAPNGAALVEDVHRAGGVPALLGELDRAGLLDRGVHSVHAPDLASWLADWDIRGGSATPEAIELFHAAPGGVRSSSAFSQSERWHELDRDAETGVIRDVAHAYSKDGGLAILRGNLAPDGAVVKTAGVDESILTFSGPAVVVESQEAAVEAILGKRVKEGDVVVIRYEGPRGGPGMQEMLYPTSFLKGRGLGAKCALITDGRFSGGTSGLSIGHVSPEAAAGGLIALVEDGDTISIDVHTRALRLDVPDAVLDARREALESGRGYRPADRDRPVSAALRAYAALALSADKGAARDVDQLDRVPARA
- the ykgO gene encoding type B 50S ribosomal protein L36, whose protein sequence is MKVRNSVRSLKAMPGAQVVRRRGRTFVINPKNPRMKARQG
- the purQ gene encoding phosphoribosylformylglycinamidine synthase subunit PurQ, with translation MRIGVITFPGSLDDRDALRAVRIAGAEPVALWHGEHDLQGVDALVLPGGFSYGDYLRCGAIASLSPIMTEVVDAAAKGMPVLGICNGFQMLAEAHLVAGGLIRNDHGNFIRRDQHLVVENTDTPWTNGFEQGQEIVIPLKNGEGGFIASAEELKRLEGEGLVAFRYKDVNPNGSLNDIAGVRNERGNVVGLMPHPEHAVEAGFGPDTAVAMRSGIDGLTFFTSVISSTLVAA